In the bacterium genome, GCGCCGCCATCGCGTCGAAGAGACTCCCCGCGGCCTTCTTGAGCGGACCGAGGCGCACCGGATAGAAGTAGTCGGACTCGTACCAGCCCTTCTCCCGATAATAGGTGTGGTCGCGGTTGCTGTCGTCGAGCCCGAGCCGAATGCTCGTGCGCGCCATCCGAAAGCCCCAGAGCTGGAAGAGCGTCGGCGCCGGATACGCGGGCCGCCCGAGCCGCTCGTGGAACCGCCGGGCGTGCGCCGCCAGCTTCCCGTTGATCCGCCCCTCCTCCTCGGCCGTCATCGGCTCGAGGGCCGTGAAGTACGTCCCATTGACGGTGTTGAAGCCGAGGCCCCCGCCGACGAAATCCAGGTACTGGACGATCTTCGCGCCGCCGTAGATGCCCTGCGCGACGATGCAGGTGAAGCTCTTCCCGAAGAAGCGCGGCCGGTGGAAGACGAAGCCGAGCCGGTCGAGGAAGATCTTCATCACGGCCGAGACCTGGAACGAGTAGTTGGGCGTCGCGAACACCACCCCGTCCGACGCCATCATCTTGCCGATGAGCACGTCGCGGTCGTCCTTGAGCGGGCAGAACTCCTCGCCCTTGACGAAGCACAGCTTGCAGCCGCGGCAGATCTCCAGGTGGCAGTCGCCGAGGGAGACGAGTTCGCATTCCACGTCGCCGAGCGCCTGCAGCTCATCGAGGAACCGGCGCGTGGCGCCGTACGTGTGCTTCTTGCGGGCGGTGCCGAGGAGGGCGGTGACGTGTTTCATGGGCGGGTCCGGTCGCGCGCCCTATTTCTCCTGCAACTGATCCCTTACCTTCTCCGGGATCTTGGAAGTCAGTTCCGGAAACGCCTCGATGATCCTCGCAATGTCCGCGAGGTCTTTCTGCCTCTTGCTTCGGCGACGCGTGTCATCCATGTACGCCCACACCTTCCCTTGCAGGACG is a window encoding:
- a CDS encoding flavodoxin family protein translates to MKHVTALLGTARKKHTYGATRRFLDELQALGDVECELVSLGDCHLEICRGCKLCFVKGEEFCPLKDDRDVLIGKMMASDGVVFATPNYSFQVSAVMKIFLDRLGFVFHRPRFFGKSFTCIVAQGIYGGAKIVQYLDFVGGGLGFNTVNGTYFTALEPMTAEEEGRINGKLAAHARRFHERLGRPAYPAPTLFQLWGFRMARTSIRLGLDDSNRDHTYYREKGWYESDYFYPVRLGPLKKAAGSLFDAMAARNTRKRECR